One region of Candidatus Thermokryptus mobilis genomic DNA includes:
- the dmpG gene encoding 4-hydroxy-2-oxovalerate aldolase, with the protein MSDKKVIINDVTLRDGMHALSHQYELEDMVQIAKALDEAGVDIIEVTHGDGLAGNAINYGFSKYEEEKYISAVADVLKRAKLDVLLLPGIGTIEDLERVIDLGVKVVRVATHCTEADISIQHIEYSKNRGMDVVGFLMMAHMIPPAELVKQAKIMEGAGADCVYVVDSAGAMLPQDVADRVKALKDNLSCQVGFHAHHNLSLGVANSLSAVQSGADRIDASLCGLGAGAGNAPLEVLIAVFDRVGIRTNCDLYKLMDAAEELVRPMMKRKGVEVVIDRDALSLGYAGVYSSFLLHAKRASKRFGVDTRDILLELGRRKMVGGQEDMIVDVAVELAKKRGKEVEVE; encoded by the coding sequence ATGTCAGATAAAAAAGTCATCATAAACGATGTGACTTTGAGGGATGGCATGCACGCACTTTCGCATCAGTATGAGTTGGAGGATATGGTTCAAATAGCAAAGGCGCTTGATGAAGCCGGGGTTGATATAATTGAGGTCACACATGGAGATGGGCTTGCTGGGAATGCTATAAATTACGGTTTCTCAAAATACGAGGAGGAAAAATATATCTCAGCTGTTGCTGATGTTTTGAAAAGGGCAAAACTTGATGTCCTTTTGCTTCCTGGGATTGGAACGATTGAAGACCTTGAGAGGGTAATTGATCTTGGTGTGAAAGTTGTAAGGGTTGCGACGCATTGCACAGAGGCGGACATTTCAATTCAGCATATTGAATATTCAAAGAATAGAGGGATGGATGTCGTTGGTTTCTTGATGATGGCTCATATGATACCGCCAGCTGAACTTGTAAAGCAAGCAAAGATAATGGAAGGGGCTGGGGCAGATTGTGTTTATGTTGTTGATTCAGCAGGGGCGATGTTGCCTCAAGATGTTGCAGATAGGGTTAAGGCGTTGAAGGATAATTTAAGTTGCCAAGTTGGTTTTCACGCTCATCATAATCTTTCGCTCGGGGTTGCGAATTCACTTTCAGCTGTTCAAAGTGGAGCTGATAGGATTGACGCCTCGCTTTGTGGATTAGGGGCTGGAGCTGGAAATGCACCACTTGAGGTTTTAATAGCTGTTTTTGATAGAGTTGGGATCAGGACTAATTGCGACCTTTACAAGCTTATGGACGCAGCTGAGGAACTCGTGAGACCGATGATGAAAAGAAAAGGCGTTGAAGTTGTGATTGATAGAGATGCTTTATCGCTTGGGTATGCCGGGGTTTATTCTTCTTTCTTGTTGCACGCTAAAAGGGCAAGTAAAAGATTTGGGGTTGATACAAGGGATATTTTGCTTGAACTTGGAAGAAGAAAGATGGTTGGAGGACAGGAGGATATGATAGTTGATGTGGCAGTTGAGCTTGCAAAGAAGAGAGGGAAAGAGGTTGAAGTTGAATAA
- a CDS encoding phenol hydroxylase subunit P4, which yields MAFGEVKALYKYEFEPRDKAEVFGDDIIVYAYWIDNRFFCAASAWRVPKNMKWKDFVNQISSLYGLDPEYKNVKKWEWFHFDESFKPEDEKTLIELGLRHKSIVKFKPA from the coding sequence ATGGCATTTGGAGAAGTGAAGGCACTTTATAAATATGAATTTGAACCAAGAGATAAAGCAGAGGTTTTCGGTGATGACATAATCGTTTACGCTTATTGGATTGATAACAGATTTTTCTGTGCTGCTTCTGCGTGGCGTGTTCCAAAAAATATGAAATGGAAGGATTTTGTAAATCAAATCTCGTCTCTTTACGGGCTTGACCCTGAGTATAAAAATGTCAAGAAGTGGGAATGGTTTCATTTTGATGAGAGCTTCAAACCAGAGGATGAGAAGACGCTCATTGAGCTCGGTTTAAGGCACAAGTCAATTGTTAAGTTTAAGCCAGCGTAA
- a CDS encoding acetaldehyde dehydrogenase (acetylating), translated as MSAERNGKVKCVIVGSGNIGTDLMIKILRYSKNLELVMMVGIDPNSDGLARAKRLGVETTYEGINGFLKRKDLVDQVDIIFEATSAKAHLQNAPIYRELGKIAIDLTPAAIGPYVVPPVNLGAHLDKLNVNLITCGGQATIPMVYAVSRVVPVHYAEIVSSVASKSAGPGTRQNIDEFTQTTAKGLVAIGGARRGKAIIILNPAEPPIIMRNTVYTIADECDPDEVTESIYSMVNEVKKYVPGYNLKSEPIFDPLDKYPIRIPGYGEFNKGYKVTILLEIEGAGHYLPKYAGNLDIMTSAALRVGELFAEKILSEKTLAK; from the coding sequence ATGTCAGCTGAGAGAAATGGCAAAGTTAAATGTGTGATAGTTGGCAGTGGGAACATTGGGACTGATTTGATGATAAAAATTTTGAGGTATTCAAAGAATCTTGAGCTTGTGATGATGGTTGGAATAGATCCGAATTCTGACGGACTTGCGAGGGCAAAGCGTTTGGGGGTAGAGACAACTTATGAGGGGATAAATGGTTTTTTAAAACGGAAGGATTTAGTTGACCAGGTTGATATAATTTTTGAGGCAACGAGCGCTAAGGCACATCTTCAGAATGCGCCGATTTATCGTGAGCTTGGGAAAATTGCGATTGATTTGACCCCAGCTGCGATCGGTCCTTATGTTGTCCCACCGGTGAATCTTGGTGCACATCTTGATAAGTTAAATGTCAATTTGATAACCTGCGGCGGTCAGGCGACAATCCCAATGGTTTATGCTGTGTCAAGGGTAGTTCCGGTTCATTATGCCGAGATCGTCTCTTCGGTTGCAAGTAAGAGTGCCGGACCTGGGACGAGGCAAAACATAGATGAATTCACGCAGACAACAGCTAAAGGACTTGTTGCGATAGGTGGAGCAAGAAGAGGGAAGGCGATAATAATTTTAAACCCAGCTGAACCGCCTATAATAATGAGAAACACTGTTTATACGATAGCAGATGAATGTGACCCTGATGAAGTAACAGAGTCAATCTATTCAATGGTCAATGAAGTTAAAAAATATGTCCCGGGGTATAATTTGAAGTCGGAGCCGATTTTTGATCCGCTTGATAAGTATCCGATAAGGATTCCTGGGTATGGTGAGTTCAATAAGGGTTATAAGGTGACGATTTTGCTTGAGATAGAGGGGGCGGGGCATTATTTGCCAAAGTATGCGGGAAATCTTGATATAATGACATCTGCTGCTTTAAGAGTTGGGGAACTTTTCGCAGAGAAAATTTTAAGTGAAAAAACATTGGCAAAATAA
- a CDS encoding 2-hydroxymuconate tautomerase, which translates to MPIIIINMLEGRSSERKRKLLEKITEAVVESLDVEPESVRVIINEIPKENFSVAGLPIEEFRELKRGNSAEVKK; encoded by the coding sequence ATGCCAATAATAATAATCAACATGCTTGAGGGAAGAAGTTCAGAGAGGAAAAGGAAGTTGCTGGAGAAGATAACCGAAGCGGTAGTTGAGTCCCTTGATGTTGAGCCAGAAAGCGTCCGTGTGATTATAAATGAGATACCAAAGGAAAACTTTTCGGTTGCTGGTTTGCCGATTGAAGAGTTCAGAGAATTGAAGCGGGGCAATTCAGCCGAGGTTAAAAAATAA
- a CDS encoding YHS domain-containing protein: MAKKKLTLAQKYHIYTRGLDWEPTYVNKKDIYPYAEYEGIKIKDWNKWEDPFRMTVDAYWKYQAEKDRRFYAILDGFIQNQGHLTLSDARYLNSIKLFIQGVTPLEYMAHRGFAFVARHLPGAGPRTAGFFQSMDELRHTQIEVHAGSNFNRYYDGFHSMTHMHDRVWYLSVPKSYFDDAVTAGPFEYITAISFSFEYALTNLLFVPFMSGAAYNGDTPTMTFGFSAQSDESRHMTLGLQVVKFLLEQHEDNVPIIQAWIDKWWWRGYRLTSLVAAMMDYMLPKRVMSWKESFELYIEDQILEGLFRDLEKYGIRPPLHMEHSIKEKEFLSHDVYWILFSFTYAAAFHTWIPNEAEMEWLSEKYPRTFNQYYRPLYEKAREVKTPLPGDRFYYLSLPQLCQVCQIPMGFSDPDDPRNVVQRHVEYKGEVYHFCSDGCKWIFEREPEKYIQSWLPVHEIYKGNCFAEPPKGPDDVVPQVLRWYNIQTDNFDYFVSEDYKNWKEWHKDMATVVV, encoded by the coding sequence ATGGCAAAAAAGAAATTAACATTGGCTCAAAAGTATCATATCTACACAAGGGGGCTTGATTGGGAACCAACTTATGTGAACAAGAAGGATATCTATCCTTACGCTGAGTATGAAGGGATAAAGATCAAGGACTGGAACAAGTGGGAGGACCCGTTCAGGATGACGGTTGATGCTTATTGGAAGTATCAAGCTGAGAAGGATAGGCGTTTTTACGCAATACTTGATGGTTTCATTCAGAATCAGGGTCATTTGACGCTTTCTGATGCGAGGTATTTGAATTCAATTAAGTTATTTATTCAGGGTGTCACACCGCTTGAGTATATGGCGCATCGTGGTTTTGCATTTGTTGCAAGACACCTTCCGGGGGCAGGACCAAGAACGGCTGGCTTTTTCCAATCAATGGATGAATTGAGGCACACGCAAATTGAAGTTCACGCGGGGAGCAACTTCAACAGATATTATGATGGTTTTCATTCAATGACGCATATGCACGATAGGGTTTGGTATTTGAGCGTTCCGAAGTCATATTTTGATGATGCTGTAACGGCCGGACCGTTTGAGTATATAACTGCGATTTCGTTTTCTTTTGAATATGCATTGACGAATCTTCTCTTCGTCCCATTTATGTCTGGGGCTGCTTATAATGGTGATACTCCGACGATGACATTCGGCTTTAGCGCTCAATCTGATGAATCAAGGCATATGACACTTGGTTTGCAGGTTGTTAAGTTCTTGCTTGAACAGCACGAGGATAATGTTCCGATAATTCAAGCTTGGATTGATAAGTGGTGGTGGCGTGGATATAGATTGACATCTCTTGTTGCAGCGATGATGGATTATATGTTGCCAAAAAGAGTTATGTCGTGGAAGGAATCATTTGAACTTTACATTGAGGATCAAATTCTTGAAGGGCTGTTCCGCGACCTTGAGAAGTATGGGATAAGACCACCTCTACATATGGAGCATTCAATTAAGGAAAAAGAGTTCCTTTCACACGATGTTTATTGGATATTGTTCAGTTTTACATATGCAGCTGCTTTCCACACTTGGATACCAAATGAAGCTGAGATGGAGTGGCTTTCGGAGAAATATCCGAGGACTTTTAATCAGTATTATCGTCCGCTTTATGAAAAGGCGAGGGAAGTTAAGACACCTCTTCCTGGTGACAGGTTTTATTATCTTAGTTTACCACAACTTTGCCAAGTTTGTCAGATACCGATGGGCTTTTCAGACCCTGATGACCCGAGGAATGTTGTTCAAAGGCATGTTGAATATAAAGGTGAGGTTTATCATTTCTGTTCCGATGGTTGTAAATGGATATTTGAGCGCGAGCCAGAGAAATATATACAGTCTTGGTTGCCTGTTCACGAGATTTATAAGGGCAATTGTTTTGCAGAGCCACCAAAAGGACCAGATGATGTTGTCCCGCAGGTTCTCAGATGGTATAACATTCAGACGGATAACTTTGATTACTTCGTGAGCGAGGATTATAAGAACTGGAAGGAATGGCACAAGGATATGGCAACCGTTGTAGTGTAA
- a CDS encoding 2-keto-4-pentenoate hydratase: MPAKVRNNPFVKLKRIAQYLNECEFERKEAEQIVKSYPEITIEDAYLIQRELVKLKVSRGSKIIGYKLAFTTRTKQRSMGISTVGFGYLFDYMRIDDGGELNLNEVIHPKAEAEIAFVIGDDLEGNVSPYEVIEATKYVAPAIEFVDSRYKDFKFELIDVIADNFSASRFAIGADIKRPNEVDLRLSGVIFEKNGLPEKTGALGAVLGNPAIAVSQLVKFLSMKGEKVKAGSIILTGSITEAIDVSEGDFIRVSICGVGEVSTFVVRK; encoded by the coding sequence GTGCCAGCAAAGGTTAGAAATAATCCTTTTGTGAAATTAAAGCGAATTGCTCAGTATCTTAATGAATGTGAATTTGAAAGAAAGGAAGCGGAGCAAATTGTTAAATCTTATCCGGAGATTACAATTGAAGATGCCTATCTGATTCAGAGAGAACTTGTAAAGTTAAAAGTTTCAAGAGGGAGTAAAATCATAGGTTATAAACTTGCTTTCACGACCCGCACCAAGCAAAGGTCAATGGGGATTTCAACTGTTGGCTTTGGATATCTGTTTGATTATATGAGGATAGATGATGGAGGGGAGTTAAATTTAAATGAGGTTATTCATCCGAAGGCGGAAGCTGAGATTGCTTTTGTAATTGGTGATGACCTTGAAGGGAATGTTTCTCCTTATGAGGTGATTGAAGCAACTAAATATGTTGCACCTGCAATTGAATTTGTTGATTCAAGGTATAAGGATTTTAAATTTGAATTAATAGATGTGATCGCTGATAATTTTTCTGCTTCAAGGTTTGCAATCGGGGCGGATATAAAAAGACCGAATGAGGTTGATTTGCGATTGTCGGGTGTGATTTTTGAAAAGAACGGTTTGCCGGAGAAGACAGGTGCCTTGGGAGCTGTGCTTGGAAACCCGGCGATAGCAGTATCGCAACTTGTTAAGTTTTTGTCTATGAAAGGAGAAAAAGTTAAAGCGGGAAGTATAATTCTAACCGGAAGCATAACCGAGGCGATTGATGTCAGTGAGGGTGACTTTATAAGGGTTTCAATATGCGGAGTTGGCGAGGTTTCAACATTTGTGGTGAGAAAATAA
- a CDS encoding 2-keto-4-pentenoate hydratase, whose translation MADYIERFAEELFLAEENLKPIEPLTSRDGSLTIEDAYKIQLKNVERKIKKGWRIKGKKIGITSLAVQRMLNVNQPDFGYLFDTMYVEDGGVIKLDTLIQPRVEGEIAFVMEKDLKGPGVTEADVLRATAFVVPSIEIVDSRIKDWKIKIQDTIADNASSGLFLLGGKKTLVDNLDFRCLGMILERNGDVVVSGAGAASLGNPVKAVAWLANKLSEFGEYLRAGEIVLSGALAQLVVPKKGDFFRVTIQKLGSVSVRFE comes from the coding sequence ATGGCGGATTACATTGAAAGGTTTGCTGAGGAACTTTTCCTCGCAGAAGAAAATCTTAAACCGATTGAACCATTGACATCAAGAGATGGAAGTTTAACGATTGAAGATGCTTATAAGATTCAGCTGAAAAATGTTGAAAGGAAAATAAAGAAAGGATGGAGGATAAAGGGGAAGAAGATTGGAATCACGAGTTTAGCTGTTCAGAGGATGTTAAATGTAAATCAGCCGGATTTTGGCTATTTGTTTGACACTATGTATGTTGAGGATGGTGGGGTTATTAAACTTGACACTTTAATTCAGCCGAGGGTTGAGGGTGAGATTGCTTTTGTGATGGAGAAGGATTTAAAGGGTCCTGGTGTTACTGAAGCGGATGTTTTAAGAGCGACGGCTTTTGTTGTTCCTTCAATTGAGATAGTTGACAGCAGAATAAAGGACTGGAAGATAAAGATTCAGGATACGATAGCTGACAATGCTTCGTCTGGTTTATTTTTGCTTGGGGGAAAGAAAACGCTTGTTGATAACCTTGATTTCAGATGTTTGGGGATGATACTTGAGCGAAATGGAGATGTCGTTGTATCTGGGGCTGGAGCAGCTTCACTTGGAAATCCAGTTAAAGCGGTTGCTTGGCTTGCGAATAAACTTTCTGAGTTTGGTGAGTATTTAAGAGCTGGTGAGATAGTTCTCTCTGGGGCGCTTGCTCAACTTGTCGTCCCAAAAAAAGGTGATTTTTTCAGAGTGACGATTCAAAAACTTGGAAGTGTAAGTGTAAGGTTTGAGTAA
- a CDS encoding MmoB/DmpM family protein, with protein sequence MTAVETKRERFVAVDIQKSEDGWNVLQAILKDNPGAKIDDFPGYYKIKHPEKLLIRRETVENMMGRPWDTQEFNLVIISYAGNFAEWDDEKILIQWDTHM encoded by the coding sequence ATGACTGCGGTAGAAACAAAAAGAGAGAGGTTTGTAGCTGTTGACATTCAAAAGAGTGAAGATGGTTGGAATGTCTTGCAGGCGATTTTAAAGGATAATCCGGGGGCAAAGATTGATGATTTCCCGGGGTATTACAAGATTAAACATCCGGAGAAACTTCTCATAAGGCGAGAGACGGTTGAAAACATGATGGGAAGACCTTGGGACACGCAGGAGTTCAATCTCGTGATAATCTCTTACGCTGGAAATTTCGCTGAGTGGGATGATGAGAAAATTCTCATCCAATGGGATACACATATGTAA